In a single window of the Methylophaga frappieri genome:
- the nadA gene encoding quinolinate synthase NadA: MAVDVISSPIPFEDYFSLDDSECEQRIIEAKQALGEDLVILGHHYQRNEVFRHADYSGDSLKLSRNAASSDARYIVFCGVHFMAEVADILSRPDQIAILPDMAAGCSMADMANRINVDKAWQEMSAVFDPDTLVTPITYINSAADLKSFCGKHGGIVCTSTNAPHVLDWAFSQREKILFFPDQHLGRNTGFKMGIPLEEMVVWDFDKPMGGLTPEALKNAKMILWKGFCSVHQMFQPVQIDNFLKKYPETKVISHPECSFEVCQKSHYVGSTEYIVRTIAESEPGTRWLVGTELNLVNRLHEQFSAEGKSVHFMSPTVCMCSTMFRVDPQHLLWVLENLLEGHVVNQVSVEPDTAAQAKLALQRMLDLPI; this comes from the coding sequence ATGGCAGTTGATGTAATCAGTAGCCCGATCCCGTTTGAAGACTATTTTTCGCTTGATGATAGCGAGTGTGAACAGCGAATTATCGAAGCGAAGCAAGCCCTAGGTGAGGATCTTGTTATTTTGGGCCATCATTATCAGCGCAACGAAGTATTTCGTCATGCTGATTATTCCGGAGACTCGCTGAAATTATCCCGTAATGCTGCCTCATCAGATGCGCGCTACATTGTCTTTTGCGGGGTGCATTTTATGGCGGAGGTTGCTGACATTTTGTCCCGGCCGGATCAGATTGCCATTCTGCCAGATATGGCAGCTGGCTGTTCTATGGCAGATATGGCCAACCGAATCAATGTGGACAAAGCCTGGCAGGAAATGTCGGCGGTATTTGATCCTGATACCCTGGTCACACCGATTACCTACATTAATTCTGCAGCAGACTTAAAATCATTTTGTGGCAAGCATGGTGGTATCGTCTGTACCTCGACCAATGCGCCGCATGTGCTTGATTGGGCATTTTCGCAGCGCGAGAAAATTCTGTTCTTTCCGGATCAGCATCTCGGTCGTAATACGGGCTTCAAAATGGGCATTCCACTCGAAGAAATGGTGGTTTGGGATTTTGACAAACCGATGGGGGGCTTAACCCCAGAAGCATTGAAAAATGCCAAGATGATCCTCTGGAAAGGGTTTTGTTCTGTGCACCAGATGTTTCAGCCCGTACAGATAGATAATTTTCTGAAAAAATATCCAGAGACCAAAGTCATTTCTCACCCGGAATGTAGTTTTGAGGTCTGTCAAAAGTCGCATTATGTTGGTTCGACAGAATACATTGTCAGAACTATTGCTGAGAGTGAGCCGGGAACCCGCTGGCTGGTAGGGACAGAACTGAATCTGGTTAATCGCTTGCACGAGCAATTTTCAGCAGAGGGCAAGTCTGTCCACTTTATGTCACCAACGGTATGTATGTGTTCAACCATGTTCAGGGTTGATCCTCAGCATTTGTTATGGGTACTTGAAAACCTGCTGGAAGGCCATGTGGTCAATCAGGTTTCCGTTGAGCCAGATACGGCAGCTCAAGCCAAGCTGGCTTTGCAACGCATGTTGGATCTGCCAATATAA